The genomic DNA GGGCCACCACGTCCTGGGCGGCTTTCAATTCACGGCGCAGCTGACTCTTGGCGTACTGGCGCCGAATCCCGGATGCGGTGGCGCACAACGATTGTGCGCTCAGGCCCAGACTGCCACGGGCGATGTCGACCGGCCCCGCCGCGGTGTGGGCTAGTCCGCGGCCGAGGCGCTGGCGCGGAGTCAACCGAGCGTCGGTTCTGAAAGTCATCGGGGTGCCTCTCTGGAGGGAAACACAAGCCTGCCATGACACCGTAGGCACACGGGCCGAAAGCGGCGCACTGCGGGTGCCGCCAGAGCGAAATGCGGCGAGTGGCAGACTGGGAAAGGTGACTAGCTCCATACAGACTGCCACTGCAACGCTGCACACCAACCGCGGCGACATCAAGATCGCGCTGTTCGGCAACCACGCCCCCAAGACCGTCGCCAACTTCGTCGGCCTGGCTCAGGGCACCAAGGAGTACTCGCGCGAGAACGCTTCCGGCAGCACGTCCGGACCGTTCTACGACGGGGCGGTGTTCCACCGGGTGATCGACGGCTTCATGATCCAGGGTGGCGACCCCACCGGCACCGGCCGCGGCGGCCCGGGTTACCAGTTCGCCGACGAGTTCCACCCCGAGCTGCAGTTCGACAAGCCGTACCTGCTGGCCATGGCCAACGCCGGGCCGGGCACCAACGGCTCGCAGTTCTTCATCACCGTCGGCAAGACGCCGCACCTGAACCGTCGGCACACCATCTTCGGTGAGGTCGTCGATCCCGAGTCGCAGAAGGTGGTGGATGCCATCGCCACCACGGCCACCGATCGCAACGACCGCCCGAACGAGCCGGTGGTCATCGAATCGATCACCATTTCTTGATGTGATTTCGGCGCGCCCGTAACCGCTGACCGGTTACGGGCGCGCCGAAGTCCCAAAACCGGCCGCGGTGAGGGCGTCGAGCACCTCGAGCGGGCTGGTCCCCAAGTCCCACCGCGTGAACACGTGCAGCCGGTCGTCGGTGGATTCGATCTCGAGTAACTGATTCTTGCGGCCGATCCGCCTGAACTCGGTGATGCGGATCAACGAGATGTCAGCGCGCTCCAGCACCCGCGCCGAGAACCAGCCGCGAATCTGTAGCCCAGCTTCGGTGATAGCCAGCTTGGGCCGTGCACGCCACGAGAAGCTTGCAAACACAATCAGACCCAGTGCGGCAACCCCCACCAGAAGACGGCCCGGCGGGTCTGTGACCACAGTCACACCGGCGATAGCCATCAGCACACCCACGGCACCCAGAGCTGCGACGCCGATTGGTTTGGGTCCCCAACTAGTTTGCTGGGCAGAAGTCATACAGCGCCTCACCACCACAGACAGAGTTATCCACAGGTGCTATCCACAATGGGGATGAATCACACGCGTGTGATTGAGCAAGTCATGGTTGCCGGGCCGTCAATATCCCACGCGCACAATTGAATTCAAAGAGGCCCACTCAACTGTCACCGCCACCGCATCGTCAGCAAAAGACCGGTGATCATGAAAGCAAAAGCGATCGCGTAGTTCCACGGCCCCAGATCCGCCATCCACTGCAGCTCGGACGAGGCCAGTTGGTACACCAGCAGCCAGGCCAGGCCGATCAGCATCAGGCTGATGAAAAACACGACGAACCACACCGGTGACGGCCCGGCTTTCACCTTCACCGGGGTGCGGCTGACCGGGTTGACGGTGAAGTCGTTCTTCTTGCGAACCTTGGACTTGGGCATGGTTACCTTCGTGGGCAGTCAAACGGGTGCGACGATGGATACGGACCAACGACGAGCGTAGCCCAGGGGGCCCGCTTGCCGAGAATCTCGCCGCCGAAGGACACCATGGAATCGCAGCCCACCCGAACCCGCGCCGGTGTGTGGCGCTGGGGTGTGCCGGTGGTGTGCCTGCTGGCCGGTCTGCTGTTGGCGGCCACGCACGGCGTGTCCGGCGGCGACGAGATCCGCCGCAGCGACGCTCCCCGCCTGGTGGACCTGGTGCGCCAATCCCAGCGGTCTGTGGACCGCCTCAGCGCCCAGCGCGACGAACTCGCCGCGGCCGTCGACAACACCCACGGCGGGTCCTCCGACCGCGCCCTGGCCGCCATGGAGCAGCGGGCCGCGGAGCTGTCCGAAGAAGCCAGCGTGGACCCGGTACACGGCCCAGGCCTGGTGGTCACCCTCACCGACGCGCAGCGCGACGCCAACGGGCGCTTCCCGCGCGACGCCTCCCCCGACGACCTGGTGGTGCACCAGCAGGACATCCAGGCGGTGCTCAACGCCCTGTGGACGGCCGGCGCGGAGGCCATCCAGATGCAGGACCAGCGAATCATCGGCACTTCGGCACCGCGCTGCGTCGGCAACACCCTGTTGCTGAACGGCCGGACCTACAGCCCGCCCTACACCGTCACCGCCATCGGCGACGTCGATGCCATGCAGGCCGCGCTGGCCGATGCCCCGCTGGTCACGCTCTACAAGCAGTACGTGGTGCGCTTCGGCCTCGGCTACACCGAGCAGGTGAGCGACGACCTCGAGATCGTCGGGCACACCGCGCCGCTGCGGATGCGCTACGCCCAGCCGATCGGGCCGATCGGCTACTGAAGACCCCGCCACCAAAAGGCCAGGTAGCCTGTCTTCCGTGCGTGTCCTCGTCGTCGACAATTACGACAGCTTCGTGTTCAACCTCGTGCAGTACCTCGGCCAGCTGGGCGTCGAGGCCGAGGTCTGGCGCAATGACGACCAGCGGCTGGCCACCGATGCCCTGATCGCCCAGGCTGCCGCCGACTTCGACGGCATCCTGCTGTCCCCCGGCCCGGGCACCCCGGAGCGGGCCGGCGCCTCCATTCCCCTGGTCCGTGCGACCGCGGACACCGGCACTCCCCTGCTCGGTGTCTGCCTGGGTCACCAGGCCATCGGGGTGGCGTTCGGCGGCACCGTGGACCGGGCACCTGAGTTGCTGCACGGCAAGACCAGCACCGTGTTCCACACCAATGTGGGGGTCTTCCAGGGCCTGCCGGACCCCTTCACGGCCACTCGCTACCACTCGCTGACCATCCTGCCCGAGACCGTGCCTGATCAGCTCGAGGTGACGGCGCGGACCGAGAGCGGAGTGGTGATGGGCGTGCGGCACGCCGAGCTGCCCATCCACGGCGTGCAGTTCCACCCGGAGTCCATCCTCACCGAGGGCGGCCACCGCATGCTGGCCAACTGGCTCGCGGTGTGTGGGCAGGCCCCCGACGAGGGCCTGGTCACCCGGCTGGAGACCGAGGTGGCCGACGCAGTAGCTGCGGCTACTGCGCGAAGCTCAGCGTGATGTTGGCGTCGTTGTTGACCGCTTCCCCGGACGCGGGGTCCTGAGTCACGACCCCATTGGTGGGCACACCGCTGTTCTGCGCATTCGGCAGCTTGATCATGGTGCCCGTCCAGCCGAGTGAGCGCAGCAACGGCTGAGCGTCGTCCCAGAACTGGCCCCGCAGGTTCGGCATGGTGAACTGGTTGCCGCGTGACACCTGGATCTGGACCACCGTGTCGACGGGGACGTTCTGCCCCGCGGCCGGGTTGGTGCCGAGGATGGTGCCCGCGGGCCGGGTGCTGTCGACGTCCACCGGCGTGATGTTGGTGAAGCCGGTCTGGGTCAGCACCGTCCGGCAGTCGTCGACGCTGAGCCCGGTGCAGTCGGGCACCACGCGGCTGCCCGGTCCAGAACCGATGACCACCGTGATTTGGTTGGTGATGGCCGAGGTCTGGTTGGCCGGCGGGTTGGTCTGCAGCGCCCGGTCCTTGAGCTCCGGGGTGGATACCGACGCGCTGCGCGTGACGTTCTCGAAGCCGGCCTCGTTGAGCCGCTGCCGGGCGTCGTTGTAGGACAGCCCGGAGACATCCGGCACCGACCGTTGCTCGGGGCCGGTGGAGATGTTCACGGTGATCTCATCGCCTGCGGCCACCGACGCTCCGGAAGCCGGATCGGTGCCGATGACCCGGTCCGGGGGGACCTCGGAGTCGGGCTGGTTCTGGGTCCGGGTGCGGAACCCGGCGTTCTGCAGCACCACGATGGCGTCGTCGGCGGACTGACCGGTCACGTCGGGGACCTGGACGGCACGTGTCTCGCCCCCGAGGAAGTTGATCGCCAGCGTCACCGCCACGGTCAGCACCGCCAGCACCGCGACGGCCACCACCCACTTGGCCACCGACCCACCCGAGCGGTCCTCCGGCGGCGGCTCGACGTAATGCGCCTGGGCACGGGACAGCTGATCGGTGGCCTCGCGGTCGCGGGGTGCCACCGGGGAGGTCAGGAACGACGTGCGCTCGGCGTCGGTGAATACCTTGGGTGCTTCCGGGGGCTGCCCGGAGTGCACGCGGACCAGGTCGGAACGCATCTCCGCCGCGCTCTGGTAGCGATTGTCCGGGTTCTTGGCCAGCGCCTTGAGCACCACGGCGTCCAGCTCGGGCGGAATGGAGGAACGGCGGGCCGACGGCGGCACCGGATCCTCGCGAACGTGCTGGTACGCCACGGCCACCGGGGTGTCCCCGACAAACGGCGGCTCACCGGTGAGCACCTCGTAGAGCACGCAGCCCAGGGCGTATACGTCGGAGCGGGCGTCCACGGACTCGCCTTTGGCCTGCTCGGGTGACAGGTACTGGGCCGTGCCGATGACGGCGGCGGTCTGGGTGACGCTGTGGGAATCGGCCAGCGCGCGGGCGATGCCGAAGTCCATCACCTTCACCGCGCCGGTCTTGGAGATCATGATGTTCGCCGGCTTCACATCGCGGTGGATGATGCCGTGCTGGTGACTGAAGTTCAGTGCCTGACAGGCGTCGGCGATCACCTCGATGGCCCGCTTGGGCGGCATCGGGCCGTCGTTGTGCACGATGTCGCGCAACGTCACACCGTCGACGTACTCCATGACGATGTACGGCAGCGGACCAGTTGCGGTCTCGGCCTCGCCGGTGTCGTAGACCGCCACGATGGCCGGGTGGTTCAGCGCGGCCGCGTTCTGCGCCTCACGGCGGAAGCGCAGGTAGAAGCTGGGGTCACGGGCCAGGTCGGCGCGCAGCACCTTCACGGCGACATCGCGGTGCAGACGGGTGTCGCGGGCCAGGTGCACCTCGGACATCCCGCCGAAGCCGAGGATCTCGCCGAGCTCGTAACGCCCGGACAGCAGCTCAGGGGTGGTCATCGCACTATCTCGTGAGGCTCATAGAGCAGGTCGGTCACCAGGAAGGGCTGCCCTGGCTTTTCACCAGGATTACCGATCTGCGCGTCCGGAGTCCAGTTCGACGGCGTGGCGGGGGCCGGTTCGGTGCTGTCGGGCTCCCCCGGCGGCGGGGGTGTCACGGTGTCGGTCACCGTGGGCGGCGTCTCGTTCTGGTCCAGGTTGTTCTCGCGGGCGTTGACCACGATGAGCACCGCGATCACGATCGCGAGCGCGCCGAGCACACCCGCCGCCCACAGCAGGGCCCGCTGGCCGCTGGAGAAGGTGCGCCGGGCCGGCGGCGGCCGGTGGCTGCCGGAGGCGGGCCGCGCACGGGTGCCGGCCGCGCGGGCATTGGTGGGCGGGCCGGCCGGGATCCGGGGCGACGATCCGGGGATGGCCGCCGGCGCAGCGCGGCCGATGGTCGGAGCCTGGTTGGGACGCGGTGGACGCCGGCCCGCGCGGACGGCGGCCACGGCGTCGGCGAACGGCCCGCCGCTGCGGTAACGCATGCCGGGGTTCTTCACCAAGGTGATCTCGATGAGCTCGCGCACGTTGGGCGGCAGATCCGCCGGCAGCGGTGCCGGGGTCTCCTTGATGTGCTTCATCGCCACGGTCAGGGCGCCGTCACCGGTGAACGGACGCTTGCCCGAAACCGCTTCGTAGCCAACGACTCCCAACGAGTAGACGTCGGAGGCGGCGGTGGCGTCATGGCCCAGGGCCTGCTCGGGGGCGATGTACTGCGCGGTGCCCATCACCATGCCGGTCTGCGTCACCGGGGCGGCGTCGACGGCCTTCGCGATGCCGAAGTCGGTGAGCTTCACCTGCCCGGTGGGCGTGATCAGGATGTTGCCCGGCTTGACGTCGCGGTGCACCAGCCCGGCGGTGTGGGCCACCTGCAGCGCGCGACCGGTCTGCTCCAGCATGTCCAGGGCGTGGCGCAGCGACAGCCGCCCCGTGCGTTTGATCACCGAGTTCAACGGTTCGCCGTTGACCAGTTCCATCACCAGGTAGGCAGTGCGGCCTTCGCCGTCCATCTCGGTCTCACCGTAATCGTGCACGCTGGCGATCCCGGGGTGGTTGAGCATCGCGACGGTGCGGGCCTCGGCGCGGAACCGCTCGACGAACTCCGGGTCCGACGAGTACTCGGCCTTGAGGACCTTCACGGCGACGCGTCGACCCAGCCGGCTGTCGACGGCCTCCCAGACCTGGCCCATGCCGCCGGTGGCGATCAGGCGCTGCAGGCGGTAACGGCCGGAGAGCGTCACTCCAACGCGGGGACTCATCTACGACCCTCCCTGCAATGCTGCCGCGATCACCGCGCGTCCGATGGGTGCCGCCACGGCGCCACCGGTGGCATCAAGGCGATCGCCGCCGTTCTCGACCAGCACGGCGACGGCCACCTTGGGATCCTTGGCGGGCGCGAACGCGATGTACCACGCGTGCGGCGGGGTGTTGCGGGGGTCGGTACCGTGCTCGGCGGTACCGGTCTTGGATGCGATCTGCACGCCGGAAATCGCCCCTCTCTGCTGTGTGTTCTGCTCGGCGGCGACCATCAAATCCGTCAGTTTAGTCGCGACCTGCGCAGACACCGCACGCCGCTGCTCAGTGGGTGCGGTGGTGCTGATGTTGGACAGATCGGGCGCCTTCAGGCTGTCCACCAGGTACGGGGTCATGGTCACGCCGCCGTTGGCCACGGTGGCGGCGACGACGGCGTTCTGCAGCGGCGTCATCGCCACGTCCTTCTGACCGATGCTCGACATGCCCAGGGCGGCGCTGTCGGTGATCGGGCCGACGGTGGATTCGGCCACCTGCAGCGGGATGGTCGGCGGGGGGTCGTCGAGGCCGAAGGATTCGGCAGTGTTGCGCAGCGCCTCGGAGCCCAGCCGCAGACCCAGCTGGACGAACGCCGTGTTGCAGGACCGGGCGAACGCTTCCTGCAGGGTGGCCGTGGGTCCGGAGCCGCAGGGGTTGCCGCCGTAGTTCTCCAGGGTGACGGTGCTGTCCGGCAACGGGATCGACGGCGCCGAGGTGAACTGGTCACCGACGTCGATGCCGTTTTCCAGCGCGGCGGCGGTGGTCACCACCTTGAAGGTGGATCCGGGTGGGTAGCGCTCGGAGACGGCGCGGTTGGTCAGTGGCGAGGCCGGGTCGTCGCGCAGCTGCTCCCAGGCGGCGTTCTGCTTGGTGATGTCGTGGGTGGCCAGCTGATTCGGGTCGTAGGACGGGGCCGACACCAGTGCCAGGATCTTGCCGGTGGCCGGTTCGATCGCCGCGACGGCGCCGACGCACGGGCCGCCGTTGCACCCCTTCTCCATGGCGTCCCAGGCGGCCTGCTGGACCCGGGGCACGATGGTGGTGTCGACGTTGCCGCCGCGCGGGTCGCGGCCGGTGAAGAAGTCGGCCAGCCGGCGGCCGAACAGTCGTTGGTCGGAGCCGTTGAGCACGGTGTCCTCGGCGCGCTCCAGACCGGTGCTGGAGAAGCTCAGCGAGTAGAACCCCGTGATCGGCGCATACACAAAGGGATTCGGGTACGTCCGCAGGAAACGGTAGCGGCCGTCGGTGGACTGTGAGTAGGCCATCAACTGCCCGCCTGCGGAGATCTGCCCGCGCTGACGGGAGTATTCGTCGAGCAGCACCCGCTGGTTGCGCGGGTCGGCGCGCAGACCGTCGGCGGTGAAGACCTGCGTCAGGGTGGCGTTGGCCAGCAGCACGACGATCAACGCCATGATGGTCACCGAGACGCGGCGCAGAGAGGTGTTCATACCTTCGAGATCACCTCGGTGCCCGCGGATGCGATGGGCTGCTGGTTACCGGGCCCCATGATCGGGCGGCGCGCCGCGTGCGAGATGCGCACCAGCAGCGCCAGCAGCAGGTAGTTGGCCACCAGCGACGACCCGCCGTAGGACATCCACGGCGTGGTGAGCCCGGTCAGCGGGATCAGCTTCGTCACGCCGCCGACCACGATGAACAGCTGGATGCCCAGCGTGCAGGCCAGCCCGGCGGCCAGTAGCTTGCCGAAGCTGTCGCGCACGGCGATCGCGGTGCGTAGCCCGCGGATGATGACGATGGCGTAGAGCATCAGCACACCCGCCAGGCCCACCAGGCCCAGCTCCTCCCCCACCGCGGCGATGATGAAGTCGGTGGAGGCGGCGGGCACGGTGCCGGGCTGGCCGTTGCCCAGGCCGGTGCCGAAGATGCCGCCGGTGGCGAAGCTGAACAGCGACTGCACCATCTGGTAACCGGCGCCGTCGGGGTCGGCGAACGGGTCCAGCCAGTTCTGCACCCGGACCTGGACATGGCCGAAGAGGTTGTATGCCGCAATGCTTCCTGCGGCGAACAGCGACAGCCCGATGATCACCCAGGACAGCCGGTCGGTGGCGATGTAGACCATCAACAGGAACGACGCGTACAGCAGCAGTGAGGTGCCCAGGTCTTTCTCGAAGACCATCACGCCGATGGAGACGATCCAGGCGGCCAGCAGCGGCGCCAGGTCGCGTGGGCGCGGCAGGTCCATGCCCAGCACGTGCTTGCCGGCGCTGGTGAACAGGTCGCGTTTGGCCACCAGCACGGCGGCGAAGAACACCAGCAGCAGGATCTTGGAGAACTCGGCGGGCTGAATCGAGAAGCCGGGCAAGCGGATCCAGATCTTGGCGCCGTTGGTCTCGGAGTAGGCGGCGGGCAGCACCGCGGGGATCATGAGCAGGATGATTCCGGCCAGGCCGCACACGTAGCCGTAGCGTGAGAGCTGTCGGTGGTCCTTGAGGAGGATGAGCACCAGGGAGAAGCCGATCACCCCCACCAGCGTCCAGAGCACCTGCTGATTGGCGCTGGGACCCGAGGACACCTCGGCGGCGCCGATGGCCAGGTCGAGGCGGTGGATCATCACCAGACCGAGACCGTTGAGCAGCGCCACCACCGGCAGCAGCAGCGGATCGGCGTAGGGGGCGAATCGGCGGATGGTCAGGTGCGCACCGGCGAACAGCGCCAGGTAGGCCACGGTGTAGCTGATCAGGTCCAGGCTCAGCCCCTGTTCCTGATTGGCTTCCACGATCAGCAGCGCCACCGCGGTGATCACGGTGGCGAAGCACAGCAACAACAGTTCCGCGTTGCGCCGGTTGGGGAGTGGGGGAGTGACGGCTACCGGCGACTGAGGCGCGGTGGTCACGTCGCCGCCCGGCAGTTGACGCCCGGCTCCGGCGCCGCGGTGGGCAGCGCGGTGGCGGTCGGTGACGGCGAGGTGGTGACCGGCGGCGGGGGTGGGGTGGCCGCGGTGGGGGAGGCGGTGGGCTCGGAGTCCTGCGGGGCCGCGGGCCGCGTGGTGGTGGCGGGTGCCGGCGTGGCCGACGGGGACGGCTGGGCTGACGGCGAGGGCGACGGCCCGATTCCCGGTGTGGCAGAGGGGTTCTGGGGCAAGGTTGCCGACGGCGACGGCGACGGCCGGCGGGTGGTGGTGGGCGTCGGCGGGGCAGGGACGACGCACGGCGGCAGCAGCGAGCTACGGGCCCGTTCACGCAGCTGGTCGATGGCCTCGTCGAGCGATCCGCCGGGCAGGCCCGCGGCCACTTGGGTGCGCTCGGACGGGCGCAGGTCCTGCAGCTGCATGAGTCGGCAGTTGAGATTGTCGCCGGCCTGCCCGTAGCTGATCTGGGACAGCTCGTTGCGGTCGTTGAGGCAGCCGAGCAGGTGCGGTTCTTGCAGCGGGATGCCCAGGAACGAACTCTGGATGCCCCGCATCACCGACACGGTGCCGTCGTATTCGGCCACGTAGTAGTTACTGCGGATGATCTGGCGGGTGACCACCAACCCGGCCAGCACCAGCAGCGCGATCACGGTGATGGCGAGGATCAGTCTGCGCCGTGATCGGGGTCTTTTGGAAGGCGGCTCCGGTTGCGGGACAACACGTTTGGCGGCCGCAGCGCGTTTGGGGTTGAAGGCCGCGGCCCGGCCGGCCGCGGTGTTGGGCGCCGGGCCGTCGTCGTCCTGGCCGGACACTGCGCCGGCCAGGATGGGCTGGGTCTGGCCGTAGTCGTAGTCGACCACGTCGGCCACCACGACGGTGACGTTGTCGGGTCCGCCGCCGCGCAGCGCGAGTTCGATCAGCCGGTCGGCGCTGGCGGTCACGTCCTCGATCTGCAGCGCTTCGGCAATGGTCTCGAAGCTCACCGGATCGGACAGGCCGTCGGAGCACAGCAGGTAGCGGTCGCCGGTGCGGGCCTCGCGCATGATCAGCGTGGGCTCCACCTCGTGGCCGGTGAGCGCGCGCATGATCAGGGAGCGCTGCGGGTGACTGTGTGCCTCCTCGGCGGTGATGCGACCCTCGTCCACCAGGGTCTGGACGAAGGTGTCGTCCTTGGTGATCTGGGTGAGCTCACCGTCGCGCAGCAGGTAACCGCGGGAGTCGCCGATGTGCACCAGGCCAAGTCGATTGCCGGCGAACAGGATTGCCGTCAGCGTGGTTCCCATGCCCTCGAGCTCGGGTTCCATCTCGACATGGGCGGCAATGGCGGCGTTGCCGTCGTGGACCGCGGACTCGAGTTTGCTCAGCAGGTCGCCGCCGGGCTCGTCGTCATCCAGGTGGGCCAGCGCGGCAATCACCAGCTGGGAGGCCACCTCACCGGCGGCGTGCCCGCCCATGCCGTCGGCCAGGGCCAACAGCCGCGCCCCGGCGTACACCGAGTCCTCGTTGTTGGCGCGAACGAGGCCGCGGTCGCTGCGGGCGGCGTAGCGCAGAACCAACGTCACGGGCGCAGCTCGATCGTCGTCTTGCCGATTCGCACCGGCGTTGCCATCGGAACTCGTACCGCCGTCGTCACCTTTGCCCTGTCGAGGTATGTACCGTTGGTCGATCCTAGATCCTCGACGTACCATTCCGAGCCTCGCTGGGACAGTCGCGCATGGCGCGTCGAGGCGTAATCGTCGGTGAGTACGAGCGTGGAGTCATCGGCGCGGCCGATCAGCACAGGTTGGGTGCCCAGGGTGATCCGGGTGCCGGCCAGCGCGCCCTCGGTGACCACCAGGTAGCGGGGGGTGGTGCGACGCTGCCGCGACGGCAGCAGCGCGCCCCGGAACGCCATGCCCCTGCGCACCATCACCGCCCCGGTGGGGGCGTAGATGTCGTTACGCAGGATGCGCAGTACCGACCAGATGAACAGCCACAACAGCAGCAGGAAACCGGCGCGCGTCAGTTGCAGCACTAGTCCCTGCATCTGACGTCCTTCCCGTCGCACCCGTATCGAGCCCGCTGCCCGGCACCGTCACGATACTTGGGCACCCACCCACACGAGCGGGAAGCGCACCGCGGTGTGCCGGGGGAGTTGGTCGCGTGTGTCGGCGAGACCTCAGTGAACCCGGACGACGATCTCGGAGTGTCCGAGTCGGATGACGTCACCGTCGGCCAGCTGCCACTCCTGCACCGGGGCGTTGTTCACGGTGGTGCCGTTGGTGGAGTTCAGGTCCGAGAGCA from Mycolicibacterium tokaiense includes the following:
- a CDS encoding peptidylprolyl isomerase translates to MTSSIQTATATLHTNRGDIKIALFGNHAPKTVANFVGLAQGTKEYSRENASGSTSGPFYDGAVFHRVIDGFMIQGGDPTGTGRGGPGYQFADEFHPELQFDKPYLLAMANAGPGTNGSQFFITVGKTPHLNRRHTIFGEVVDPESQKVVDAIATTATDRNDRPNEPVVIESITIS
- a CDS encoding PH domain-containing protein, whose amino-acid sequence is MTSAQQTSWGPKPIGVAALGAVGVLMAIAGVTVVTDPPGRLLVGVAALGLIVFASFSWRARPKLAITEAGLQIRGWFSARVLERADISLIRITEFRRIGRKNQLLEIESTDDRLHVFTRWDLGTSPLEVLDALTAAGFGTSARP
- the crgA gene encoding cell division protein CrgA, with translation MPKSKVRKKNDFTVNPVSRTPVKVKAGPSPVWFVVFFISLMLIGLAWLLVYQLASSELQWMADLGPWNYAIAFAFMITGLLLTMRWR
- a CDS encoding DUF881 domain-containing protein, translating into MESQPTRTRAGVWRWGVPVVCLLAGLLLAATHGVSGGDEIRRSDAPRLVDLVRQSQRSVDRLSAQRDELAAAVDNTHGGSSDRALAAMEQRAAELSEEASVDPVHGPGLVVTLTDAQRDANGRFPRDASPDDLVVHQQDIQAVLNALWTAGAEAIQMQDQRIIGTSAPRCVGNTLLLNGRTYSPPYTVTAIGDVDAMQAALADAPLVTLYKQYVVRFGLGYTEQVSDDLEIVGHTAPLRMRYAQPIGPIGY
- a CDS encoding aminodeoxychorismate/anthranilate synthase component II, producing MRVLVVDNYDSFVFNLVQYLGQLGVEAEVWRNDDQRLATDALIAQAAADFDGILLSPGPGTPERAGASIPLVRATADTGTPLLGVCLGHQAIGVAFGGTVDRAPELLHGKTSTVFHTNVGVFQGLPDPFTATRYHSLTILPETVPDQLEVTARTESGVVMGVRHAELPIHGVQFHPESILTEGGHRMLANWLAVCGQAPDEGLVTRLETEVADAVAAATARSSA
- the pknB gene encoding Stk1 family PASTA domain-containing Ser/Thr kinase → MTTPELLSGRYELGEILGFGGMSEVHLARDTRLHRDVAVKVLRADLARDPSFYLRFRREAQNAAALNHPAIVAVYDTGEAETATGPLPYIVMEYVDGVTLRDIVHNDGPMPPKRAIEVIADACQALNFSHQHGIIHRDVKPANIMISKTGAVKVMDFGIARALADSHSVTQTAAVIGTAQYLSPEQAKGESVDARSDVYALGCVLYEVLTGEPPFVGDTPVAVAYQHVREDPVPPSARRSSIPPELDAVVLKALAKNPDNRYQSAAEMRSDLVRVHSGQPPEAPKVFTDAERTSFLTSPVAPRDREATDQLSRAQAHYVEPPPEDRSGGSVAKWVVAVAVLAVLTVAVTLAINFLGGETRAVQVPDVTGQSADDAIVVLQNAGFRTRTQNQPDSEVPPDRVIGTDPASGASVAAGDEITVNISTGPEQRSVPDVSGLSYNDARQRLNEAGFENVTRSASVSTPELKDRALQTNPPANQTSAITNQITVVIGSGPGSRVVPDCTGLSVDDCRTVLTQTGFTNITPVDVDSTRPAGTILGTNPAAGQNVPVDTVVQIQVSRGNQFTMPNLRGQFWDDAQPLLRSLGWTGTMIKLPNAQNSGVPTNGVVTQDPASGEAVNNDANITLSFAQ
- a CDS encoding protein kinase domain-containing protein; this translates as MSPRVGVTLSGRYRLQRLIATGGMGQVWEAVDSRLGRRVAVKVLKAEYSSDPEFVERFRAEARTVAMLNHPGIASVHDYGETEMDGEGRTAYLVMELVNGEPLNSVIKRTGRLSLRHALDMLEQTGRALQVAHTAGLVHRDVKPGNILITPTGQVKLTDFGIAKAVDAAPVTQTGMVMGTAQYIAPEQALGHDATAASDVYSLGVVGYEAVSGKRPFTGDGALTVAMKHIKETPAPLPADLPPNVRELIEITLVKNPGMRYRSGGPFADAVAAVRAGRRPPRPNQAPTIGRAAPAAIPGSSPRIPAGPPTNARAAGTRARPASGSHRPPPARRTFSSGQRALLWAAGVLGALAIVIAVLIVVNARENNLDQNETPPTVTDTVTPPPPGEPDSTEPAPATPSNWTPDAQIGNPGEKPGQPFLVTDLLYEPHEIVR
- the pbpA gene encoding D,D-transpeptidase PbpA; the protein is MNTSLRRVSVTIMALIVVLLANATLTQVFTADGLRADPRNQRVLLDEYSRQRGQISAGGQLMAYSQSTDGRYRFLRTYPNPFVYAPITGFYSLSFSSTGLERAEDTVLNGSDQRLFGRRLADFFTGRDPRGGNVDTTIVPRVQQAAWDAMEKGCNGGPCVGAVAAIEPATGKILALVSAPSYDPNQLATHDITKQNAAWEQLRDDPASPLTNRAVSERYPPGSTFKVVTTAAALENGIDVGDQFTSAPSIPLPDSTVTLENYGGNPCGSGPTATLQEAFARSCNTAFVQLGLRLGSEALRNTAESFGLDDPPPTIPLQVAESTVGPITDSAALGMSSIGQKDVAMTPLQNAVVAATVANGGVTMTPYLVDSLKAPDLSNISTTAPTEQRRAVSAQVATKLTDLMVAAEQNTQQRGAISGVQIASKTGTAEHGTDPRNTPPHAWYIAFAPAKDPKVAVAVLVENGGDRLDATGGAVAAPIGRAVIAAALQGGS
- a CDS encoding FtsW/RodA/SpoVE family cell cycle protein, coding for MTTAPQSPVAVTPPLPNRRNAELLLLCFATVITAVALLIVEANQEQGLSLDLISYTVAYLALFAGAHLTIRRFAPYADPLLLPVVALLNGLGLVMIHRLDLAIGAAEVSSGPSANQQVLWTLVGVIGFSLVLILLKDHRQLSRYGYVCGLAGIILLMIPAVLPAAYSETNGAKIWIRLPGFSIQPAEFSKILLLVFFAAVLVAKRDLFTSAGKHVLGMDLPRPRDLAPLLAAWIVSIGVMVFEKDLGTSLLLYASFLLMVYIATDRLSWVIIGLSLFAAGSIAAYNLFGHVQVRVQNWLDPFADPDGAGYQMVQSLFSFATGGIFGTGLGNGQPGTVPAASTDFIIAAVGEELGLVGLAGVLMLYAIVIIRGLRTAIAVRDSFGKLLAAGLACTLGIQLFIVVGGVTKLIPLTGLTTPWMSYGGSSLVANYLLLALLVRISHAARRPIMGPGNQQPIASAGTEVISKV
- a CDS encoding PP2C family protein-serine/threonine phosphatase, translating into MTLVLRYAARSDRGLVRANNEDSVYAGARLLALADGMGGHAAGEVASQLVIAALAHLDDDEPGGDLLSKLESAVHDGNAAIAAHVEMEPELEGMGTTLTAILFAGNRLGLVHIGDSRGYLLRDGELTQITKDDTFVQTLVDEGRITAEEAHSHPQRSLIMRALTGHEVEPTLIMREARTGDRYLLCSDGLSDPVSFETIAEALQIEDVTASADRLIELALRGGGPDNVTVVVADVVDYDYGQTQPILAGAVSGQDDDGPAPNTAAGRAAAFNPKRAAAAKRVVPQPEPPSKRPRSRRRLILAITVIALLVLAGLVVTRQIIRSNYYVAEYDGTVSVMRGIQSSFLGIPLQEPHLLGCLNDRNELSQISYGQAGDNLNCRLMQLQDLRPSERTQVAAGLPGGSLDEAIDQLRERARSSLLPPCVVPAPPTPTTTRRPSPSPSATLPQNPSATPGIGPSPSPSAQPSPSATPAPATTTRPAAPQDSEPTASPTAATPPPPPVTTSPSPTATALPTAAPEPGVNCRAAT
- a CDS encoding FHA domain-containing protein FhaB/FipA, whose amino-acid sequence is MQGLVLQLTRAGFLLLLWLFIWSVLRILRNDIYAPTGAVMVRRGMAFRGALLPSRQRRTTPRYLVVTEGALAGTRITLGTQPVLIGRADDSTLVLTDDYASTRHARLSQRGSEWYVEDLGSTNGTYLDRAKVTTAVRVPMATPVRIGKTTIELRP